In one Candidatus Cloacimonadota bacterium genomic region, the following are encoded:
- a CDS encoding TRZ/ATZ family protein, producing MRQHNLLLPFKSENFSVLQPGDKVLLSGVLYTARDQAHKRLVEIIARKSELPFDLSSTALFYCGPSPTPPGKVCGAIGPTTSSRMDPYTIPFLEQGLKIMIGKGERSAEVEDAIRKHGALYLVCCGGISALLAESVLTFELFAWPELGAEAIYRLEVCDLPCYVAIC from the coding sequence GTGCGACAACATAATCTATTACTGCCCTTTAAGTCGGAGAATTTCTCTGTTTTACAACCCGGTGACAAGGTTCTGCTGAGCGGTGTGCTTTACACAGCACGTGACCAAGCCCACAAACGTTTGGTGGAAATCATTGCCCGAAAATCTGAACTTCCATTTGATTTATCCAGTACTGCGCTGTTTTACTGTGGTCCTTCTCCCACGCCGCCGGGAAAAGTTTGTGGCGCGATTGGTCCCACCACTTCCAGTCGCATGGATCCATATACCATTCCATTTTTGGAGCAAGGACTGAAAATCATGATTGGCAAAGGAGAAAGATCGGCGGAAGTTGAGGATGCCATCAGAAAACACGGGGCGCTTTATTTAGTTTGCTGTGGGGGAATTTCAGCGCTCTTGGCGGAATCGGTTCTTACTTTCGAACTATTTGCCTGGCCTGAATTGGGTGCCGAAGCCATCTATAGGCTGGAAGTTTGCGATTTACCCTGCTATGTTGCCATCTGCTGA